A part of Pristiophorus japonicus isolate sPriJap1 chromosome 15, sPriJap1.hap1, whole genome shotgun sequence genomic DNA contains:
- the LOC139225887 gene encoding interferon-inducible GTPase 5-like — MIASLTFFNMEELERLKTSYNTGGLEAVIPEIKNKLDDLDNAQLNIAVTGEIGSGKSTFITAMIGLEISEEVRVGNEETSNEPIVYPHPTLPNVQFWDLPGIDSCNLQLSDYLKMVTVERYDLFIIVSDCRFKGNDGEFAKAIQQEGKQFYFVQSKADNDLPPLETEDAAFKEELHKIRMDCVSNLEEVGITAPALFLISSLHQNRYDFPVLKDTLGNNLQNIKRIAFLLSLPNVTSKIIEQKRKMLEKRIWMTATVAGAVGAVPVPGLSFATGIGLLVAGLVYLWHHLNLRDKCLQRLAAIAGKPLAVLQTEIQLPVHEKEVSR; from the exons ATGATTGCGTCTCTTACATTCTTCAATATGGAAGAACTTGAACGACTAAAAACCAGTTACAACACTGGTGGATTAGAAGCAGTTATACCAGAGATAAAGAATAAATTAGATGACTTAGATAATGCACAACTTAATATTGCAGTAACAGGTGAAATAGGTTCAGGGAAATCCACCTTTATCACTGCTATGATAGGTCTTGAGATAAGTGAGGAGGTAAGAGTTGGTAATGAAGAAACCAGTAATGAGCCAATCGTATATCCCCATCCTACTCTGCCTAATGTCCAATTCTGGGATCTTCCAGGAATAGATTCTTGTAATCTACAACTGAGCGATTACCTAAAAATGGTAACTGTTGAACGATATGACCTGTTCATCATTGTGTCAGACTGTCGATTCAAAGGAAATGATGGGGAGTTTGCCAAAGCGATTCAACAGGAGGGCAAACAGTTCTATTTTGTTCAGTCTAAAGCTGACAATGACCTTCCTCCATTGGAAACGGAAGATGCGGCTTTTAAGGAAGAATTACACAAAATCAGAATGGACTGTGTCAGCAACTTAGAAGAGGTGGGAATCACAGCACCAGCTCTTTTTCTGATTTCAAGTCTTCACCAAAATAGATATGATTTCCCGGTTCTGAAGGACACCCTTGGAAACAATCTGCAAAATATAAAGAGGATTgccttcttgctctctctcccgAATGTAACTTCAAAGATTATAGAACAGAAAAGAAAAATGTTAGAGAAAAGAATTTGGATGACTGCAACAGTTGCCGGAGCGGTGGGAGCAGTACCGGTTCCAGGCCTGTCCTTTGCCACTGGTATTGGGTTGCTGGTTGCAGGACTGGTGTACCTCTGGCATCATCTAAATCTACGTGATAAGTGTTTGCAAAGATTGGCTGCCATAGCTGGTAAACCCTTGGCAGTTCTGCAGACTGAAATTCAGTTGCCAG TGCATGAGAAAGAAGTCTCAAGATGA